Proteins encoded by one window of bacterium:
- a CDS encoding acyl-CoA dehydrogenase family protein, producing the protein MGAEGSAGRHGVGPGVTSPADFLAIDSLLNDEQVLLRDTVRRWVTERIVPHVGDWFEQGTFPAEMLGPELGSLGLLGMHLEGYGCAGAEATDYGLACMELEAGDSGVRSFMSVQGSLAMFPIRAYGSEQQRLQWLPTMAAGEAVGCFGLTEPDAGSDPAAMRTRARRRGPDWILSGTKMWITNGSIADVAVVWAQTDDGVRGFVVPTDAPGFGARDIPRKLSLRASVTSELVFEDVRLPADAVLPGVVGMRGPLSCLNEARFGILFGAVGAARSCYEAALSYSAGRNAFGGPISRFQLTQQKLVEMMIAVQRGTLLALHLGRLRDAGRLSAAQISVGKLDNVRMALDVARTARGVLGANGITLEYPVVRHMNNLESVYTYEGTHEIHTLILGQALTGQSAFT; encoded by the coding sequence ATGGGCGCTGAGGGGTCCGCTGGACGGCACGGCGTCGGGCCGGGCGTGACCTCGCCCGCCGATTTCCTGGCGATCGACTCGTTGCTCAACGACGAGCAGGTGCTGCTGCGGGACACGGTGCGGCGCTGGGTGACCGAGCGCATCGTGCCGCACGTCGGCGACTGGTTCGAGCAGGGGACCTTCCCCGCAGAGATGCTCGGACCCGAGTTGGGATCCCTGGGCCTGCTGGGCATGCACCTCGAGGGTTACGGCTGCGCCGGTGCCGAGGCCACCGACTACGGGCTCGCCTGCATGGAGCTGGAAGCGGGGGACTCCGGGGTGCGCAGCTTCATGAGCGTGCAGGGTTCGCTGGCGATGTTCCCCATCCGCGCCTACGGCAGCGAGCAGCAACGCCTGCAGTGGCTGCCCACCATGGCGGCCGGCGAGGCGGTCGGCTGCTTCGGCCTGACCGAGCCCGACGCTGGCAGCGACCCGGCCGCCATGCGCACCCGGGCTCGCCGCAGAGGCCCCGACTGGATCCTCAGCGGCACCAAGATGTGGATCACCAACGGTTCGATCGCCGATGTGGCGGTCGTGTGGGCGCAGACCGACGACGGCGTGCGCGGCTTCGTCGTGCCGACCGACGCGCCGGGCTTCGGTGCCCGCGACATCCCCCGCAAGCTCTCGCTGCGCGCCTCGGTCACATCCGAACTCGTCTTTGAGGACGTGCGCCTCCCCGCCGACGCGGTACTGCCGGGAGTGGTCGGGATGCGGGGGCCGCTGTCGTGCCTCAACGAGGCCCGCTTCGGGATCCTTTTCGGCGCCGTGGGGGCTGCCCGCTCCTGCTACGAGGCCGCTCTGTCCTATTCCGCCGGCCGCAACGCCTTCGGTGGGCCGATCAGCCGGTTCCAGCTCACGCAGCAGAAGCTCGTCGAGATGATGATCGCCGTCCAGCGGGGCACGCTGCTGGCGCTGCACCTGGGACGCCTGCGTGACGCCGGCCGACTCAGCGCCGCGCAGATCAGCGTCGGCAAGCTCGACAACGTGCGCATGGCCCTGGACGTGGCCCGCACCGCCCGCGGCGTCCTCGGCGCCAACGGCATCACGCTCGAGTACCCGGTGGTCCGCCACATGAACAACCTCGAATCGGTCTACACCTACGAGGGCACCCACGAGATCCACACCCTCATCCTCGGCCAGGCGCTCACCGGTCAGTCGGCCTTCACCTGA